The Ptychodera flava strain L36383 chromosome 14, AS_Pfla_20210202, whole genome shotgun sequence genome segment TTCTTTCTGTATGCATGCTGATGttatgcattttatttgtaacatGTTTGCACTATAACACTGCATGTTACTAATAATTCTCGCCTGATCACAAAATGTACAAGTTTGATCTTTATCCCCCACCCTTTTTTCATCTGTAGTTCCTTCTACTTTACTGTTAGTCTGTATAGAGTTCTGCACCTATATAGTCTGTGGAAGGAGGACAAAACTCCCCATTTGGCTTACAAAACTGAAACTATAATGTATAATTgtgtaaacattttgaaaataataaaccattattttcacttttatatttttcaaacgtCGAATTCATTGTGAGGTAATGTTTCTCAGGTTGTCGTGTCACTAAACTTAAATTCATTTTGTTGATTCATTGATTCAGCAATGATTAAGATCTTCAGTAAATCTTAAGTTCATCTCTGCACATGACTCCACTGAGTTGATATAATTTTGACCACAAATAAACAACTCTAGCAAGGTCAGGGGGTCATCTCATCTTATCTGAAATTGAAATACCCTAGTTTTCTCCACTCAatttatatcatgttttgcAAACGAGGATATTCAAAGATGTGAATAGTTGTATGATTGAGGGCCTTTCTTAAATGAGGCAGTTGGATGTAGTGTTCTGATTTATCACCTTGTTATGCTAGTTTAAGCATTCGGAGTATCTCAGTCTTTTCATCTCATTGAATCACATATTCACCTAAAGCTTAATGACTCAGGCATAGTTGAAAAGTGCAAATATACTTGctgtagattgtaatgactgaAAAAGGTCCTGGCCGATTCTAAATAtaaatttaatattatgatGGCGTCACTGGAAAACAATCAGAATTTGATAAATCTACCACCATTTGGTCAATTTTATCACAGAGTAAGCTGATGTTAAGCCACCtggaaatggaaaacaaaaaaatccatTCCAAATTTTCTTTAACTTCCTACAAATTCAAATGGCTATTTGATGTTTTGTCCCTGCTTCCagtgttgttttgtttataAATATTAACTCACTAAACCAACTAACGTCTCTGAGTGTATTCCAGAAATAAGTCTTAAattttactctgtttcattCAATCCTTGTAGAAATTCAGCTTGGACGCCACCACAAAGATGGCAAAGATGAGAAGAATGATATAGCTGGCTACCACACTGGTGTTTCAACTTTGTCATCATCTGCAGAAAGTGACAGTAGGTTTTCACAATGTTGAtccaacaatgtttttttttcacctcAATCATCATTCTCACAATTTACCAGGTCATCCTGTCTGTTACCTCAACATTACGTGAACAAACCCCAGTTAATGTTTGCATCACGAGTGGCTTTCTTTGCATGAGCTGTTCTGATCATTCAAAGGCTGGCATCTACAATGTACCTGGGATTACCCTTGTGCCCTCAATTCAGGTTTTAAAGAGTTTTTTTAAGACTGCAAACCCATAAATGCATTTAGACACTCATGGAACTTAACATAGATTGGACACACACATCATTAAGAGTCTGATTAAGTTTTTATAGGCCTTCAGAGCTTAAGTTTCCTGATGGTAGTCGAATTTAAACGGTGTAGTTCCAAAATGACACCAGTGGCACATAATACGTGGAATTACGAATATTCATATCACCTGACCCCTTGAAAGAATGTACAGCCATCCATGTGTGATGATAGTATGCTGGCACTGTATAGTAAACAGTCTCACTATGCGCATTCTAAACTGGAAAACAGGTGACTTATGGTAGAATGccccttggggacagatatttagactcctAAACTTTtccgattcttttctgatctactgcttGAGGGgattcatttcaaagctcttggtgtaagaaaaatgtttactatcttaggttttcgaaaatcgaaaattttatttttctccatagagttaacacagggatggcagccattttgaatttcaaatatcggtaaatattgggtaatttgtttctcagtaCTTAAAtctgcacgatgacccctgatttttatttttgattttgaaagagaattgttgaaagattccttgaggaaaatttgagcaaaagtttaagtttttcacttttaaGGCACATCTACCTTAAACAAATGTTCCATCTGAAGACCACAATTTTAGACCACACTTTTATTAATGACCTAATCTTTATAGTAACTTTATTTGAAAGGCATGTTGTATTTGTGGAGTCCGAGTTCCTCTATGTCATATAATTGGCACTACAAATGCAGTATCAGAAATGCAGAGATTTTCTTTCCAAGATATTCAACTATTAGGATCTTTTGTGACCTGGTGGACATCATATCATATTGCAGTGTCTGTTTTGCACATGAATAGACTCTTTATTCCAGTGATGATGCatataaatgtatgtttatCCATCTTGTTCAGGTGCCAGTCTTGTTTTAAGCAGGACACTGACTTATTagttgtatgttaaattaatcAAGTTGAGACCTGTCTGTGCCATATGTCTGTGGCTTTGTGAAGAAGACTTCGTTTTGATAACCGTGCTTTTAATTGACAATTTATCAAATGTGTAATCCGGCTCCGAAACAGAATGGCTAACTTTGCACGTCAAGGGTATTATTTGTCTAGTGGTGGTGTATAGGATGTAACACCTTACCTATGGGCTACACAGGCATGCTTTTCAATCAGGAGACGCCATTCTTCCATGAGCAAATACCGATAGTGCCATGGGGTGTATGGTATTGTGTTGATATGTCAGTTTCATTTCATTAACCATCTACTAGGTCGCCACGTCCGTACTTAAACCCTTTTACGCTATACCCACCAGAGCTTACGTTGCTTTTGTTACCCTGTAAGCCAACGTATGACGTAGTTCGTAAGAGAAGATGGCCCCATCCATATTTAAATGAGTGACCTTACCGGTAATGAGGAATGAAATGGACAGGATTAATGACATCTGGAAATCTTTCTTGAAAACTTAGTGAGTTATGTTCAGCAGAGGTATGGGCAGGAATATGTTTGAAAGTTATTTTACTGATGTTTCCAAATTTACTGAACTGTCATTCAGGGTGGTTGTCCAAAATGCAGCAAAGATATCATAGTTGTAGTGTCAAGTATATTCATTATCATGAGAGTGATCCCAAGTACCAGTGTGCCACAGAGGCATCATTAGATACCAACCTGACttttgtatacatgtaaacattcGTTATAGCTGTTGTCTCTTAGTAAATAACTGTCCTAGTTCTAAATCTAGTTCTAAATTTGCTGAAAAATGATTGTTGTAAAATGTGCTGAACAGTTATCAGAATGGAAATCCCGATAGTTTACATGGTCATTATGGATAGATTCTCAACAGTGCTAAACACTTGGTATCAGATAATACACACAGGTACAGAGAAATCTGTCCCTCCACTTACCAGCCTGACAGCTCATGTTGATAACAGTGTTTGCCAAGGAAAATAATAGTTGACGCAGACAGTAAAGATGACGCGGATAGTAGCTATTTCATGAATCTATTTATTGATAGATGTATAAATCTGTCAATCGCTTGACGTCATTGGTTTGGGTGTTATCTATGTCTCTCTGTGTCTGATAACTGTATGTTCGTAAGGCGTCCGCATATAGCCAAAACTTGACCTGCCAGCCCCATCTGATACCCTGCAGCTCTGTGACCTGTCTGTCCTGTGTAAATGATGGGAGCATTGTTCTTGACTGCAGTTATATTTTTTGGTACATAGAATAAGTGGGTGAACAGTTCCGCCCATAgtaatttataaaatatatgtgtCCTTCTCATCGTGCAGGGTCAAACAGTATGAGATATGGTTTGCCTGCAATAGAATGACTCATCAGAAATCCAGTACCAGTGACCCAAATGCCAAACGATAACCATACATCAGGAAAAGGAGCTAGAGATTAGAGGAAGCTGTGATCATTTGTATTAGCAGCTGGTCAAACTTAAGCATTGACATTAAACACTCGCAGTCTGTATGTTTTAGACAGTCGAGGTGTAGATGAGGGCGTCTTTGTTTGAGTATCAGTCATGCTGTTATTAAAGGTGCATGTTGTAAGTGCccaaaaattgaaagacttcaactttcacCCAaactttttggaaaagaaactttAAACCCTTCTGTTtggaaaataaagaataaaaatcagggttctCCATGCAAAATTTACTACAAGGAAAacaatttaccgatacttgaagCTCAAAAGGCTGTCATCCTTGTGATAACTCTGggggaaaaattgaattttcaattttcacaaacataagCCAATCCACCTccagtggtagaccaaaaaatgtattgtgaaagtttgacagTCAAAGTATCAGTCTTCTAGGCACAATCTCAGTAACCTTAATGTATATGAAACTTTTTGAAAAGCTGATCAAGTTGCACAAATCACACGCTTTTTTGCTAAATCCGAGCTTGCTTTCATGTCCAGCTCCATCCATCCCAATTTCTCTTGAAACAAGGAAGTATTAAATCAGTTTTAATAAGTATTACATTACTAACTCGGCTACTTCTACAATTTTATCTCCTAAGGCTCAAAGATGACCAACCTGCGCACTGGTGGGGTTTCTGTGAAAACGGAACAGTCTCCCACCAACAGATACCAATATCCAACAGCTCAGTATTGGGTGGGTCAAAAGGAAGGTTCTGCGGAGATTTCCTCTGTCTCAGCAAATTTCCAAGAGCTTGATATCAAGCAAGACAGTAGTCTGTCACCTCCACAGGAACCAAATGGTTACCCAGATTCCCACCATGATGTGGGCAGTGGTGTGGGATACAGTGATGGTGGTAAGTATTACCCAGGCGAACCCGGTGAACATCTGATCTCCCAGCAACCAGATCATCAGGATGACATGAACCAATACTATGAACAGATGCAAAATCTACCTCCTGAGATGGAAGTGAGTGGCTTCACAGGTGGCAGCAACTTGGTGGCGATCCAGAAGATTATAGACTCAGAAGACTATCCCACCGACTTAAATGTGACATCTCAACCCTTCACCAGCGGAAGCACCACAAACAAGCCACCATGCGCCCTGGATTTGCCAGGTTCCCCGTCATCAATGAACCAGGAGAATTACTACTCCGTTCACACTGGAAGCAAAACTAAAGTGCAGAAAAATGAAACTAAGTACCCAACCACTTCTGTGACTGACCAGCTGCCAAACCAATACAACACAGCTTATCTGGTGAACTTGGAGAAAGACTACCCACGAGATCAAGAAACCAAATATCAGCTGTCGCCGACCTGCATGATGCCCAGCCAACAGCAACAACATTCCACAAGTGAGTTGTATCATAACAGCAGTGCCAATAGCAATGCACAGGGTTATTCAGTACTAAAGGAAGAACTGTTTCCCGGCCAGAGGAGTGAGTGCCAGCTGCCAGGCAACCCTGCCAAAAGTCCCAGGCCCAAcgtcattaaatatgctaatgagcacCACCAACTGAAAGTAGAACCCAGTGGGTACCAGATGCCAGAGGTTTCCAGGCAAGATCCATACCTTCCTCCAGGTAGCAGCTGTTGCACAGTGCCAGCACATGCAAGACCCAAAAGCCAAGAGCAGTATTATCAGCCAACATCAATGGCAGCCCCAGTTACTTCTCATGTGACGCCACACAAAGCTCCAGAGCCTTATTACCACACTGCATATGAGTCCATACCAGAGATATCTCTAGGGGAAGATCTCCATCAGCATGTTCCTGAGGTATCAAAGCATGAAGGTGTTGACTGTTGGCCGTATTGCCCTACACATACTACACATGGTGAAACTAGCACTGTAAGTGTCACGTATCCAACATTCACAACAAGGCCAATCACTATCAGCAACAATCTCTTGGACTGTAAGAACAGCATTGTAGCTAACCCAAGACCATGCCAAAATGTAAAACCGGTGCACCATGTGTTTCCAGAACTTGAGCCATATGCCAAAGACGTGAAGGGTATAAACAATGTGGGCATGAGCATAAGCAAACACCCTCAAGAGAGAATAAAGAAAGACGCTATGTGTCCAAACAGGCACTCTAACTACATGGAATCTCAGGGGAATTCAAACCAAGCACCCAGGAATGTCCAGGATGAGTCAGGTCTTGAAGGATTCCAAGAGTTTTGGGAGAGGGTTGCAAAGGACCTTCTAGATGAACCTCAAAAGAGTTGTGAAAACGGCAGCAACTCCAAAGTGCAGCCGTCTAGCCACATCAGCTCCCCTATCCCTGTCAACGGCAACTTTGACGAAGTCAGACTTCCGAAACAAGATGCAATGTTGGCAGGCAAGTGCTCTGAGTCCTCTCACAAACACTTTTCAAAAAAGCAGCTTGAAAACACCGGAAGCGGGAAAGCTTTTCCACCATTCTCAGTGCCGATTATTACATACCCCAACGTCACTTCTAAATCGATGAAGAGAGAGCACCCAGATGACAACGCAAGAGCTACACAACCAGGCAAGACACTCAACGTTTCTCCGACAGAGATGAGGAGACACATCAAAGATGCTCTCAACTGTATGCATCAGGCAATGAATGCATACAGCAACTCAGAGGAACACTGCAAAGCTTCTGAAGAGGTAAGAATAAActaataaattttaaaagtcatgTAGCATGATAATTTTTTCCATATGCATAACTGATATATCTTTTCAGCTGCACTTTATCTATCATTACCAGTCACCCTTGTCAGTCATGTATACTTCTTACAAACAACTGGACCaactgctttgatatttggtttttGCATTTTAGGAATACCTTTTTTACATGCATTTTTgtatcataaaatttgcatgttgatacttttttttcatcttacaaattgacattttcaaaaagcactTGTTCAGTAAGCTTCCAACTTGAATTTGAAGATGTTCACTTTCAGAATCATAGTTAATCATGACTGTTGATCTTATTCCATTGATGACCTCTTTTAATTCATGatgatgtttgcatttttaagttTTTGCGCTTTTTTGCAATTTATGATCAAAAAATCTCGGATCATATGAAAGTACGAGTTTGTTGAAGTGTATGTTTAATTtgctaaaatatgtaaatgagcttaaAGAAAATATTGTACAAGAGAATGCTCAGAAACTTCTGTTgagataactttgatattttatatGGACATTCATTGGAATGACCTTTCTGAGGTTTTTTCAAATGAtcctgaaatttacatatttgtatttcttcTTCACCAAAACTGCTTGTCCCAGTAGCTTTACAGTTTGGCTATTAGGTGCTTATGAATGACCACATTCagctttgttcaaattgttgtgATAAATGCATACGTGcatttttttgaccaattttcacttttgataatAGAATATTGCACTGAAACCATTTGTCCAATAGTTTGCTATTTGGTTTGTGGGTTCTCAGGGGTGAGTTCAGTCAGTTTTGTTTGAATGATCGTGAAAATGGCATAATTTTATTAGGATCTTCCTGTTGTATATTTGgttaaaatctgtaaaaatacTCATCTGCAGCTTAGTAGCATTCATTTTTGCTGTGTCGGCTCCTTGGAAATTGTTCAGATCcacattttgtacttttttgtgctacttttctcatttttttgtgaaaacatctTCCCTTTAAGTGCTAGTGTGATGgctttcaaatttgtacatttctaCAGATGACTTTGCTTGACCTGGTGCAATAGCGATAATAATCAGTAacagttgttttgttttctttctcccttaaagggccagtagctgaaactttttgtgactctttcactttttgttttgtttgtcaattttaagttCTTTTTTTACTACCCAGAGTGTGTTAAAACACCTACTATTTAGCTTGCCAGCTCTGTGTGTAGAATTGTTAgaattattgtttatatttgacttaaggtagaatgcacctcggagacagatataaggactcccaaacttttacattcttttctgatctaccacttgagaGGCTTTAAACTGTTGGAATTAGAGAAAtgttcaccatcttagtttttcaaaaaattcaatttttcccatagagttaaaacagagacagcagccattttgaatttcaaatatcggtaattgttaggtaatttgtttctctactaccaAACTGCATGTTGACCTCTGATTTGGATTTtggatttgataagagaatggttgaaagttttatcgaggaaagtttgagaaaaaagttttaagtctttcagtttcgaggcgcatactatcttaagTTTTGATCATGGATAActtgtcagcaataacaatgtagTTTACACATgaacaggctgagttgacaacctAAATATTGTATATGTCAATATTATGCTTCAGAGAGaaacaaaaatggaaatgtTCATAAAAATAATCAAAGGTTACAGCTATTGGCCCTTTAACCCAttcaccaccgtggtttggccccatcccattgttatcaatggtgattgtggacctgtttacagggaattgggggtgaacaggttaaggcaCAAGAACAACATTCTATGATAGACATTTTCATaccattttaatgaaataattcCAGTTGTGTACCATTCCTGCCAGGTTGccatttttccaaaatttctctTAGTCTCTACAAATTTGCAGTTTTTATTTAACCAAGTTATTTCACCTTTTGCAACAGGACAATACA includes the following:
- the LOC139149351 gene encoding uncharacterized protein, with amino-acid sequence MPLSTNGRPFIHRKRKLIEHRQADDKATAHCFDMAADQENAPSTCGGGTKKSIRERVLCAVCSDTASGRYYGAIICEACKIFFIRSTRKGEPEFVCANGQRCEITPTTRLLCQSCRFRKCIAVGMCRKEKTPRRPTPDQILCRVCCDVSSGIHFGVYTCEGCKGFFRRSSNSGDHVNYKCQGNRDCEITPTTRNLCRYCRYNKCLNEGMSRDSKTSNSMKIQLGRHHKDGKDEKNDIAGYHTGVSTLSSSAESDSSKMTNLRTGGVSVKTEQSPTNRYQYPTAQYWVGQKEGSAEISSVSANFQELDIKQDSSLSPPQEPNGYPDSHHDVGSGVGYSDGGKYYPGEPGEHLISQQPDHQDDMNQYYEQMQNLPPEMEVSGFTGGSNLVAIQKIIDSEDYPTDLNVTSQPFTSGSTTNKPPCALDLPGSPSSMNQENYYSVHTGSKTKVQKNETKYPTTSVTDQLPNQYNTAYLVNLEKDYPRDQETKYQLSPTCMMPSQQQQHSTSELYHNSSANSNAQGYSVLKEELFPGQRSECQLPGNPAKSPRPNVIKYANEHHQLKVEPSGYQMPEVSRQDPYLPPGSSCCTVPAHARPKSQEQYYQPTSMAAPVTSHVTPHKAPEPYYHTAYESIPEISLGEDLHQHVPEVSKHEGVDCWPYCPTHTTHGETSTVSVTYPTFTTRPITISNNLLDCKNSIVANPRPCQNVKPVHHVFPELEPYAKDVKGINNVGMSISKHPQERIKKDAMCPNRHSNYMESQGNSNQAPRNVQDESGLEGFQEFWERVAKDLLDEPQKSCENGSNSKVQPSSHISSPIPVNGNFDEVRLPKQDAMLAGKCSESSHKHFSKKQLENTGSGKAFPPFSVPIITYPNVTSKSMKREHPDDNARATQPGKTLNVSPTEMRRHIKDALNCMHQAMNAYSNSEEHCKASEELSRSGQPVGPAWEKVKERVICQDSSVVKFIKKVPGFRDLIMGDQIMLVKYSAFAGQAPYLSHHNDVYAWFVKTVLEMKGLKAVVDYFKEILHSFIMDFQKLSLNQEQLGLYTALVVANPNAPHLVDRESVAKLNQVISEALKSSIKESGRSMELYNTLVDFMPELVRMNKVLKNGFRTGQPSVNFDLPALSAELYY